One region of Oryza sativa Japonica Group chromosome 5, ASM3414082v1 genomic DNA includes:
- the LOC4339298 gene encoding transcription factor TCP13, whose translation MTSNNSTNEELGGGGRKAADKPSGGGGAAAAVASSRHWSASTESRIVRVSRVFGGKDRHSKVRTVKGLRDRRVRLSVPTAIQLYDLQDRLGLSQPSKVVDWLINAAQAEIDKLPPLQFPPHDHDLVAAAASSMAPPPFANGGDGHHGASASSMLEDGDKAAGGGGMKAFMSLSNSLGLLNAATMPATLAAHHHHHHHAAAYYAAAESWGNGGNGGHHHDVSHGVSPSAHNSPFPSLLSLAPGSHHQFVFYSPEGGGFAVKEAAAEQFPVDSLDHSQGQLTLSSARSFLHSGSQG comes from the coding sequence ATGACAAGCAATAACAGCACGAAtgaggagctcggcggcggcggcaggaaggCGGCCGACaagccgagcggcggcggcggcgccgccgccgccgtggcgagcTCGCGGCACTGGTCGGCGTCGACGGAGTCGCGGATCGTGCGCGTGTCGAGGGTGTTCGGCGGCAAGGACCGTCACAGCAAGGTGAGGACGGTGAAGGGGCTCCGCGACCGGCGGGTGCGGCTGTCGGTGCCGACGGCGATCCAGCTCTACGACCTGCAGGACCGGCTGGGGCTCAGCCAGCCGAGCAAGGTGGTCGACTGGCTGATCAACGCCGCCCAGGCCGAGATCGACAAGCTTCCGCCGCTCCAGTTCCCGCCGCACGACcacgacctcgtcgccgccgccgcctcgtccatggcgccgccgccgttcgcgaACGGAGGCGACGGCCACCACGGCGCCTCCGCGTCGTCGATGCTGGAGGACGGCGAcaaggccgccggcggcggcggcatgaagGCGTTCATGAGCCTGAGCAACTCCCTCGGCCTGCTCAACGCCGCCACCATGCCGGCGACGTTGGccgctcaccaccaccaccatcatcacGCCGCGGCGTactacgccgccgccgaatcttGGGGCAACGGCGGCAATGGTGGCCACCACCATGATGTCAGCCATGGCGTCTCGCCTTCGGCTCACAactcgccgttcccgtcgctgCTGTCCTTGGCACCGGGCTCTCATCATCAGTTCGTCTTCTACTCGCCGGAAGGCGGCGGATTCGCCGTGAAAGAGGCTGCAGCCGAGCAGTTTCCTGTAGATAGCCTCGACCACTCGCAAGGGCAGCTCACACTGAGCTCAGCAAGAAGCTTCCTTCACTCTGGAAGCCAGGGATGA
- the LOC4339299 gene encoding mitochondrial import inner membrane translocase subunit TIM50, with the protein MAAVTRAARSRALLLLPRASAAAPHFSTTASSGAAAAAAAPVEAAAAGASDASAAAAAGAGEQPAPPPKRWGLLKFGAFAAVCGALGAAGYSSYAYTLEEVDQKTREFRKAMTTPRPVAEDASEFEKFQAMIYSTAMKAPVAAIEFYMDVRHTIEDHIRGFAEPTSDKLLPDLDPLNQHIFTLVLDLNETLVYSDWLRERGWRTFKRPGVDAFIEHMGKFYEVVVYSDQMPMYVDPVLERLDTKGFITGRLSRPATKYQDGKHYRDLSKLNRNPAQVIYISSHALESCLQPENCVQIKPWKLETDDTQLLDLIPFLEYVAMVRPSDIRTVLASYQGRDVAAEFIERSKEHQRRMQEQKQHGRIWRQ; encoded by the exons atggcggccgtGACCCGCGCGGCGAGAtcgcgcgccctcctcctcctcccccgcgcctccgccgccgctccccacttCTCCACCACCGCTTCCTCcggggcggctgcggcggcggcggcgccggtagAGGCTGCGGCTGCGGGGGCGTCCGACGCCTCGGCCGCTGCCGCGGCTGGCGCGGGGgagcagccggcgccgccgccgaagcggTGGGGCCTGCTGAAGTTTGGCGCCTTCGCGGCGGTGTGCGGGGCTCTCGGCGCCGCCGGGTACTCCAGCTACG CTTATACGCTTGAGGAGGTGGATCAGAAGACGCGGGAGTTCAGGAAGGCCATGACTACGCCGCGCCCCGTTGCGGAGGACGCCTCTGAATTTGAG AAGTTCCAGGCTATGATTTACTCGACGGCTATGAAAG CTCCTGTTGCAGCAATAGAATTCTACATGGATGTTAGACACACAATTGAGGACCATATTCGG GGCTTTGCTGAACCCACGTCAGACAAACTGCTACCGGATCTTGATCCTCTAAATCAGCATATCTTCACTCTAGTTCTTGATCTGAATGAAACACTCGTTTACTCTGATTGGCTG CGTGAAAGAGGATGGAGGACTTTTAAGAGGCCAGGAGTTGATGCTTTTATAGAACACATGGGGAAATTTTATGAAGTTGTTGTGTATTCTGATCAGATGCCTATG TATGTTGATCCTGTGCTTGAAAGGCTGGACACAAAGGGTTTCATCACAGGCAGGTTGTCAAGACCTGCAACTAAGTATCAAGATGGTAAACATTATCGG GATTTGTCAAAGTTGAATAGAAATCCTGCACAAGTTATTTACATCAGCAGCCACGCTCTTGAATCTTGCTTACAGCCAGAAAATTGTGTTCAAATCAAACCTTGGAAACTTGAAACTGATGACACCCAGCTGCTGGATCTGATCCCATTTCTAGAGT ATGTTGCCATGGTGAGACCTTCTGATATTAGGACTGTGCTTGCTTCCTATCAAGGTCGTGATGTTGCTGCAGAGTTTATCGAGCGTTCAAAGGAACACCAGAG GCGTATGCAAGAGCAAAAACAACATGGGCGTATATGGAGACAATAA